The following are encoded in a window of Flavobacterium cupriresistens genomic DNA:
- a CDS encoding alpha/beta fold hydrolase → MKRIFLFTFLLLLSKTFAQTEGLAKNNDASLTYYKTFGKGEPLLIINGGPGMNSNGFEAMAKTLSQNQETIIYDQRGTGKSKLVKLDATTISMRLMADDIESLRKHLKIKKWNILGHSFGGMLASYYATIYPNSIDKLILSSSGGVDLTLLKSANLIEAGLNQAQKDSLNYWNDKIEKGDTSYTARIGRGRAMAPAYVYDQKYAPIIAERLTQGNSTINGLLWADMQKMNFDCKAKLKNFKNPVLVIQGKEDIISNEIGEIANKTFPNSKLILLEHSKHYGWLDAREKYFLEINSFLKS, encoded by the coding sequence ATGAAAAGGATTTTTCTATTTACTTTTCTGCTCCTTCTTAGCAAAACTTTCGCTCAAACCGAAGGCCTTGCAAAGAACAACGACGCCAGTTTAACGTATTACAAAACATTCGGAAAAGGTGAACCGCTTTTGATTATTAACGGTGGTCCCGGAATGAACAGTAATGGTTTTGAAGCTATGGCAAAAACTTTGTCTCAAAATCAGGAAACGATTATTTACGATCAAAGGGGAACCGGAAAATCGAAATTGGTAAAATTGGATGCTACGACCATTTCAATGCGATTAATGGCCGATGATATTGAATCACTGAGAAAACACCTTAAAATCAAGAAATGGAACATTCTCGGACATTCTTTTGGAGGAATGCTAGCTTCTTATTATGCAACGATCTACCCAAACAGCATTGATAAATTAATTTTATCATCGTCCGGCGGTGTGGATCTGACTTTATTAAAAAGCGCTAACCTTATTGAAGCCGGATTAAATCAAGCTCAAAAAGATTCTTTGAATTACTGGAATGACAAAATCGAAAAAGGAGACACTTCCTATACCGCAAGAATCGGAAGAGGAAGGGCAATGGCTCCCGCTTATGTTTATGACCAGAAATATGCCCCGATCATTGCCGAAAGATTAACACAAGGCAACTCGACAATAAACGGATTATTATGGGCTGACATGCAAAAAATGAATTTTGATTGCAAAGCAAAATTGAAAAATTTCAAAAATCCGGTTTTGGTCATTCAGGGAAAAGAAGACATCATCAGCAATGAAATTGGAGAAATTGCAAATAAAACATTCCCCAATTCGAAATTGATTTTACTCGAGCATTCCAAACATTATGGCTGGCTCGATGCCAGAGAAAAGTACTTCCTGGAAATTAATTCCTTTTTAAAATCATAA
- a CDS encoding ferritin, whose translation MKDLLRTSSSLVEGIEKILNLQSKIESDASNKYLAMAAWLDRNGFANTASHMYKQAEEEREHFLKVFKYITDMGGIAITPTVSEVQQEFASFKNVFEIALQNEIAVTQAVNKVIAKCRAENDYATENFMMWYVVEQREEEKNARRALELFELINENDAAGKFELDLQISKIG comes from the coding sequence ATGAAAGATTTATTAAGAACAAGTTCTTCCTTAGTTGAAGGAATAGAGAAAATACTAAACTTACAATCAAAAATAGAGAGCGATGCTTCTAATAAATATTTAGCTATGGCAGCATGGTTGGATAGAAATGGTTTTGCGAATACGGCATCACATATGTATAAGCAAGCGGAGGAAGAAAGAGAGCATTTCCTTAAAGTTTTTAAATACATCACTGACATGGGCGGGATCGCAATCACGCCAACTGTTTCTGAAGTTCAACAAGAGTTTGCTTCTTTTAAAAATGTATTTGAAATTGCTTTGCAAAATGAAATTGCAGTTACTCAAGCGGTAAACAAAGTGATTGCAAAATGTAGAGCTGAGAACGATTATGCTACAGAAAACTTTATGATGTGGTATGTTGTAGAGCAAAGAGAAGAAGAGAAAAATGCAAGAAGAGCTTTAGAGCTTTTTGAGTTAATCAATGAAAATGACGCAGCCGGTAAATTTGAATTGGATTTGCAGATTTCAAAAATTGGATAA
- a CDS encoding alpha/beta fold hydrolase: MRNLLYKNTTISYTDNGQGNAIVFLHGFLENKTMWKDYVSFFTDQYRVITIDLLGHGQSDCLGYIHEMEENAHVVQEVLAHLKIEKATILGHSMGGYVGLAFAELYPAAIKKLVLINSTAREDSPEKKTNRSRAIKAVKQNYIAFVSLAIANLFNENNRTKFAKEIERAKLHALKTPLQGIIASLEGMKIRKDREALLQKNLFPVLLVLGKKDPVLNYEETISQVEDTTAELVSFEDGHMSPIENKEELKIVLSHFL, encoded by the coding sequence TTGAGAAATCTTCTATACAAAAACACCACTATATCTTATACTGATAACGGACAAGGAAACGCAATTGTATTCCTTCACGGCTTTCTTGAAAATAAAACCATGTGGAAAGATTATGTTTCTTTTTTTACAGATCAATATCGTGTTATTACAATTGATTTGTTAGGGCATGGCCAATCCGATTGTTTGGGGTATATACACGAGATGGAAGAAAATGCACATGTTGTTCAGGAAGTTTTAGCTCATCTAAAAATTGAAAAAGCTACGATACTAGGTCATTCTATGGGAGGTTATGTAGGCTTGGCTTTCGCCGAATTGTATCCCGCAGCTATCAAAAAACTAGTATTAATAAATTCAACTGCCCGAGAAGACAGCCCGGAAAAGAAAACAAACAGAAGCCGTGCTATAAAAGCGGTAAAACAAAATTACATCGCTTTTGTAAGTTTAGCAATCGCCAATTTGTTTAATGAAAACAACAGAACTAAATTCGCTAAAGAAATTGAACGTGCTAAACTTCATGCTTTAAAAACACCTTTACAAGGAATCATAGCCTCACTGGAAGGAATGAAAATCAGAAAGGACAGAGAAGCCCTTTTACAAAAAAATCTTTTTCCGGTTCTGCTGGTTTTAGGAAAAAAAGATCCTGTTTTAAATTACGAAGAGACTATTTCTCAAGTTGAAGACACCACCGCAGAATTAGTTTCTTTTGAAGACGGACATATGAGCCCAATTGAAAATAAAGAAGAACTAAAAATAGTACTGTCACATTTTCTTTAA
- a CDS encoding PD-(D/E)XK nuclease family protein, whose protein sequence is MINTSFLEKIATVIIQDYSHKLAETTIILPNKRAKVFLIEALKNETSHTILSPDIISIEDFVQDVAAIRSVDSIELLFEFYEVYLSITEKQHQQSFELFANWAKTLLQDFNEIDRYLLEPSHVLSYLNDIEDIKKWGIEVENKTKLLENYIDFWKLLPLYYESLYNHLLNKSIGYQGLIYREAVHNLNHFSNTTAGRSFLFAGFNALNAAEEKIVQHLLALDQARIYWDVDQVFLNDPYHDAGLFVRRFKENWKHYKANPFEWIVDDFSQSKNIQVIGTPKTIGQAKLTGSIIERIIAENPTTSLDKVAVVLGEENLLIPVLYALPSSVGALNITMGYSSRNNPSQILIAKLFKMHTNALSRKGESYVFYYKDVLDVLTHPLVEPYASAGNLVKIIKENNYTFITHNRLFELNPKVSDLFKLLFQKWENGSIAVLENISTLLLVIKKNFSNDNEEEKIAKAFVFAIFKVINKLISYYAKHKHIDNIDTLYAIYKQVIDVAEVSFEGEPLRGLQIMGVLESRVLDFDTVIVTSMNEGKFPAGKSQNSFIPYDVKKELGLPTFKEKDAIYTYHFYHLLQRAKNIYLIYNTENDGLDAGERSRFITQLEVEKQVKHNLTFDIYNPVLPAMANTPMVVPKSEAVLERLKEIAVNGFSPSALTSYIRNPIEFYFQKILRIREVEEVEENIALNTLGTIIHETLKALYDPFVGRLISEIDIKNCFKLLDEEVLKQFKVVYKEGEIKKGRNLLAFEVAKRNVSNFLKMELDLISNGDQVQIIALEKTFDRQLQHPALPFPVLIKGNVDRIELRNGKIRIIDYKTGKVEKASVVLKSWNGLTQELKNDKIIQVLAYAFMFETEAKEIPIEAGIISFKNLKSGFLPFGFKEDKELTTTVSKEILASYLEEIVVLLKEIFDVTIPFEEKIN, encoded by the coding sequence ATGATAAATACTTCCTTTCTCGAAAAAATAGCAACCGTTATCATTCAGGATTATTCCCATAAACTGGCAGAGACGACTATTATTTTGCCTAATAAAAGAGCAAAGGTTTTTTTAATTGAAGCCTTAAAAAACGAAACTTCTCATACGATCCTTTCTCCGGATATAATTAGTATTGAGGATTTTGTACAAGATGTTGCCGCTATTCGGTCTGTTGATTCAATCGAATTGCTCTTCGAGTTCTACGAAGTGTATCTTTCTATTACAGAAAAGCAACATCAACAGTCATTCGAATTATTTGCCAACTGGGCAAAAACACTTCTTCAGGATTTTAATGAAATTGATCGTTACCTGTTAGAGCCTTCTCATGTTTTGTCTTATCTGAACGATATTGAAGACATTAAGAAATGGGGGATAGAAGTAGAGAACAAAACCAAACTTTTAGAAAATTATATTGATTTCTGGAAATTACTGCCGTTGTATTACGAGTCTTTGTACAATCATCTGCTCAATAAGAGTATTGGATATCAAGGCTTGATTTACCGCGAAGCAGTCCATAATTTAAATCATTTTTCAAATACAACTGCTGGACGCAGTTTTCTTTTTGCGGGATTCAATGCTTTAAACGCGGCTGAAGAAAAAATCGTGCAACATCTTTTGGCTTTAGATCAAGCCAGAATTTATTGGGATGTAGACCAAGTCTTTCTCAATGATCCTTACCACGATGCCGGACTTTTTGTGCGCCGTTTTAAAGAAAACTGGAAACACTATAAAGCAAATCCTTTTGAGTGGATTGTTGATGATTTTTCTCAATCAAAAAACATTCAGGTTATTGGAACTCCAAAAACAATTGGTCAGGCTAAATTAACGGGAAGCATTATTGAGCGTATAATTGCAGAAAATCCAACAACATCTCTCGATAAGGTAGCTGTTGTTTTAGGCGAAGAGAATTTGTTGATCCCGGTTTTATATGCATTACCATCTTCTGTTGGTGCTTTGAATATTACGATGGGGTATTCGAGTAGAAACAATCCTTCACAAATATTGATCGCAAAATTGTTTAAAATGCATACGAATGCACTTTCCAGAAAAGGAGAGAGTTATGTTTTTTATTATAAAGATGTGCTGGATGTTTTAACGCATCCGCTAGTAGAGCCGTACGCAAGTGCAGGTAATTTGGTTAAGATTATAAAAGAGAACAATTATACTTTTATTACCCATAACAGATTGTTTGAACTGAATCCTAAAGTATCCGATCTTTTTAAATTGCTATTTCAAAAGTGGGAAAACGGATCCATTGCTGTTCTCGAGAATATATCGACACTTTTGCTTGTGATAAAAAAGAATTTCAGCAATGATAATGAAGAGGAGAAGATAGCGAAAGCCTTTGTTTTTGCTATTTTTAAAGTGATCAATAAGTTGATTAGTTATTATGCTAAACACAAACATATTGACAATATTGATACGTTGTATGCGATTTATAAACAGGTAATTGATGTTGCGGAAGTCTCGTTTGAAGGAGAGCCTTTAAGAGGGTTACAAATTATGGGAGTTTTGGAAAGTCGTGTTTTGGATTTTGATACCGTAATTGTAACTTCTATGAACGAAGGTAAATTTCCCGCCGGTAAATCTCAAAATTCATTTATTCCATACGATGTTAAAAAGGAATTGGGATTGCCAACATTTAAAGAAAAGGACGCTATTTATACCTATCACTTTTATCATTTACTGCAAAGGGCTAAAAATATTTACCTGATTTACAACACAGAGAATGATGGTTTAGATGCAGGAGAACGCAGTCGTTTTATTACACAATTGGAAGTAGAAAAACAAGTCAAACACAATCTTACTTTTGATATTTACAATCCGGTTTTGCCTGCGATGGCCAATACACCAATGGTGGTTCCGAAGTCAGAGGCCGTTTTGGAGCGATTAAAAGAGATTGCGGTGAACGGGTTTTCTCCTTCTGCTTTGACGAGTTATATTCGAAATCCGATTGAATTTTACTTTCAAAAAATTCTAAGGATCAGGGAAGTGGAAGAAGTGGAAGAAAATATTGCCTTAAATACACTTGGAACTATTATACATGAGACTTTGAAAGCTTTGTATGATCCTTTTGTAGGGCGATTAATTTCAGAAATTGACATTAAGAATTGCTTTAAATTGTTGGATGAGGAAGTATTAAAACAGTTCAAAGTAGTTTATAAGGAAGGGGAGATTAAGAAAGGACGTAACCTCTTGGCGTTTGAGGTAGCCAAACGGAATGTTTCGAATTTTCTGAAAATGGAATTGGATTTAATTTCAAATGGGGACCAAGTGCAGATCATTGCTTTAGAAAAAACATTTGACCGCCAACTGCAGCATCCCGCCTTGCCATTTCCGGTTTTGATTAAAGGAAATGTAGACAGGATCGAGTTGCGTAACGGAAAAATCAGAATCATTGATTATAAGACAGGAAAAGTGGAAAAAGCCAGTGTGGTGCTGAAATCATGGAATGGACTGACACAAGAGCTTAAAAACGATAAAATCATTCAGGTGTTGGCCTATGCGTTTATGTTTGAAACGGAAGCAAAAGAAATTCCGATCGAAGCAGGAATAATTTCCTTTAAAAACCTGAAGTCGGGTTTTTTACCCTTCGGCTTTAAAGAAGATAAAGAATTGACGACAACTGTTTCAAAAGAAATTCTTGCCAGTTATTTAGAAGAGATTGTTGTGTTGTTGAAAGAGATTTTTGATGTGACTATTCCTTTTGAGGAGAAAATAAACTAG
- a CDS encoding OmpA family protein: protein MKHLNKLLVAVMMVMGLSSHAQDSNNPWAISFGVNAVDTRTSAGGGNGWINQHFSQPFAVKDNWNILPSLSYIGVSKYVGSGFSVGLQGSVNKIDKYITFNPSHPNHDSRGMVNSNPGDLMYYGIDATIKYSFQELIKSKVIDPSLTVGGGYVFLGDSSYGTVNPGAGVTFWFTDAIGLELATKYKWSVSGDREDASGTPDAPSHFQHTAGLVFKFGGKDTDGDGIYDKDDACPDVAGLKQFNGCPDTDGDGIVDASDACPDVFGLAALNGCPDTDGDGIADKDDACPDVAGLAALKGCPDTDGDGIADKDDKCPTVAGPKENGGCPFLDADKDGVADKDDDCPTVYGPASNRGCPEVTTEALEDLKVQARAVYFNSGKATFKTGDKETPARLDAIKEILKNYPNAKFSIEGHTDSTGSAKINDKLSQERADAVLNALVERGVNKENLESKGFGSSQPVASNKTAAGKAQNRRTEIKHIGSKYQGKL, encoded by the coding sequence ATGAAACATCTTAACAAACTTTTAGTTGCTGTGATGATGGTGATGGGTTTAAGTTCTCACGCGCAAGACAGTAACAATCCATGGGCTATCTCTTTTGGAGTTAATGCCGTTGACACTAGGACTAGTGCTGGTGGAGGTAATGGTTGGATCAACCAACACTTTTCTCAGCCATTCGCTGTAAAAGACAACTGGAATATCCTTCCTTCTTTGTCTTACATCGGAGTGTCTAAATATGTTGGTAGTGGTTTCTCAGTTGGTTTACAAGGTTCTGTAAACAAAATTGACAAATACATTACTTTTAATCCATCTCATCCTAATCATGATTCAAGAGGTATGGTTAATTCCAATCCTGGTGATTTGATGTATTATGGAATTGATGCTACTATTAAATATAGCTTCCAAGAATTAATCAAATCTAAAGTAATTGATCCTTCGTTAACTGTAGGTGGTGGTTATGTTTTCTTAGGAGACAGTAGCTACGGAACTGTTAACCCAGGTGCTGGTGTTACTTTTTGGTTTACTGATGCTATTGGTTTAGAGCTTGCTACTAAATACAAATGGTCAGTTTCTGGAGACAGAGAAGATGCTTCTGGTACTCCAGATGCTCCATCTCACTTCCAACACACTGCTGGTCTTGTTTTCAAATTTGGAGGTAAAGATACTGACGGTGACGGAATCTATGACAAAGACGATGCTTGTCCAGATGTTGCTGGTTTAAAACAATTCAACGGATGTCCTGATACTGACGGAGACGGAATCGTTGACGCTAGTGATGCTTGTCCAGATGTTTTTGGTTTAGCTGCATTAAACGGATGTCCTGATACAGACGGAGACGGAATTGCTGATAAAGATGATGCTTGTCCAGATGTTGCTGGTTTAGCTGCTTTAAAAGGTTGTCCTGATACTGATGGAGACGGAATCGCTGATAAAGATGACAAATGTCCTACAGTTGCTGGTCCAAAAGAAAACGGTGGTTGTCCTTTCTTAGATGCTGACAAAGATGGTGTAGCAGATAAAGATGATGATTGTCCTACAGTTTACGGTCCTGCTAGTAACAGAGGATGTCCAGAAGTAACTACTGAGGCTTTAGAAGATCTTAAAGTTCAAGCTAGAGCGGTATACTTTAACTCAGGAAAAGCTACTTTCAAAACAGGAGACAAAGAAACTCCAGCTAGATTAGACGCAATTAAAGAAATCCTTAAAAACTATCCAAACGCGAAATTCAGCATTGAAGGACACACAGATAGTACAGGTTCTGCTAAAATCAATGACAAACTTTCTCAAGAAAGAGCTGACGCTGTATTAAACGCGTTAGTTGAAAGAGGAGTTAACAAAGAAAACTTAGAATCTAAAGGTTTTGGATCTTCTCAACCAGTTGCAAGTAACAAAACTGCTGCAGGAAAAGCTCAAAACAGAAGAACTGAAATTAAACACATTGGTTCTAAATACCAAGGTAAACTATAA
- the kbl gene encoding glycine C-acetyltransferase, translated as MYGKIKEHLQSELQTIEENGIFKKERIITSAQDAEITISTGEKVLNFCANNYLGLSSHPEVVQAAKDAMDTHGFGMSSVRFICGTQDIHKTLEKKIADFYGTEDTILYAAAFDANGGVFEPLLGENDAIISDSLNHASIIDGVRLCKAARYRYENSNMEDLEQQLIKANEAGARFKLIVTDGVFSMDGLVAPLDKICDLADKYDAMVMVDECHAAGFIGATGKGTLEAKGVMGRVDIITGTLGKALGGAMGGYTTAKKEIIELLRQRSRPYLFSNSLAPAIVGASIKVFELLEKDTSLRDKLEWNTNYFKEGMKNAGFDIIDGDSAIVPVMLYDAKLSQTMANELLKEGIYVIGFFFPVVPKEKARIRVQLSAAHTKEHLDRAIKAFEVVGKMLKVI; from the coding sequence ATGTACGGAAAAATAAAAGAACATTTGCAAAGTGAGTTGCAAACTATTGAAGAAAATGGAATTTTTAAGAAAGAACGTATAATTACTTCAGCTCAGGATGCTGAAATTACAATTTCAACAGGTGAAAAAGTTTTGAATTTTTGTGCCAACAATTATTTAGGCCTTTCTTCGCATCCAGAAGTGGTGCAAGCGGCTAAAGACGCTATGGATACACATGGTTTCGGAATGTCGTCTGTTCGTTTTATATGTGGTACGCAGGATATTCATAAAACATTGGAGAAAAAGATTGCTGATTTTTATGGTACAGAAGATACTATTTTGTATGCAGCGGCTTTTGATGCAAACGGAGGTGTTTTTGAGCCGTTGTTGGGAGAAAATGATGCAATTATTTCAGATAGTTTAAACCATGCTTCTATTATAGATGGTGTTCGTTTGTGTAAAGCGGCCCGTTATCGCTATGAAAATAGTAACATGGAAGATTTAGAACAACAATTGATTAAGGCTAATGAAGCCGGAGCTCGTTTTAAACTAATTGTTACTGACGGTGTATTCTCTATGGATGGTCTTGTGGCGCCATTGGATAAAATCTGTGACTTGGCAGACAAATACGATGCTATGGTTATGGTTGACGAATGTCATGCAGCAGGATTTATCGGAGCAACCGGTAAAGGTACTCTTGAGGCAAAAGGAGTTATGGGAAGAGTTGATATTATAACCGGAACCCTTGGTAAAGCATTAGGTGGAGCAATGGGAGGTTATACTACCGCTAAAAAAGAAATTATTGAATTGCTTCGTCAACGATCAAGACCTTATTTGTTTTCAAATTCACTTGCACCGGCTATTGTTGGGGCTTCTATTAAGGTTTTTGAGTTATTAGAAAAAGATACTTCACTAAGAGATAAGTTAGAGTGGAATACAAATTATTTTAAAGAGGGTATGAAAAATGCCGGATTTGATATTATAGATGGGGATTCAGCGATCGTACCGGTAATGTTGTACGATGCTAAATTGTCACAGACTATGGCTAATGAACTTTTGAAAGAAGGGATTTATGTAATCGGATTCTTCTTTCCTGTTGTACCGAAAGAAAAAGCAAGGATCAGAGTGCAACTTTCGGCAGCCCATACTAAAGAGCACTTGGACAGAGCGATAAAGGCTTTTGAAGTTGTCGGAAAAATGTTAAAAGTTATATAA
- a CDS encoding UvrD-helicase domain-containing protein: MQSPSFSIYDASAGSGKTYTLVKEYLKIILSSPKNDAYRNILAITFTNKAVHEMKSRIVGSLSEFTKEIPSDKASDLMEDLSRETGLSIIRIKTKSQNIIKHLIHNYAAFDISTIDKFTHKVIRAFAHDLNLPMTFEVTLDTENLLVEAVDAIIAQAGQDETLTKLLIDFTMEKTDDDKSWDVSREILETGRLVLNENNRNEILHFQDKSIEEFIAIKKKMSALCADLEKENAEFAAELLVLIDKNGIDLKSFSRGTFPNHLESIKDGKFNPKNKTFHEFEDIAINKTAKDKAIIENLIPELLQTLVKIYKNFEKRDFYKAFLKNITPLSLLNTVSNELAKIQSEQNILSISEFNAIIYREIQNQPAPFIYERLGERYRHFFIDEFQDTSEMQWQNLIPLIDNALAGQDDLGNKGTLMIVGDPKQSIYRWRGGKAEQFIELSKGENPFSNKDQKLEHLDTNYRSYSEVIDFNNAFFKLISAEFSNEDYKDLYENHSFQNANSKKGGYVNISFLPVVEKSDFADEEEVVEKSDLYVLATLNTIQNVVREGFEYKDIVILTRKRGQGIAIANYLTEQNIPLLSSETLMIQNATEVRLIIHLLKYLNNSADLEAKANFLHFLTGTLETEIPVHDFIAQGMSKKFESDFENWLLTFDVSLSFENIRKKSLYEAVEIIISKFVLPTEGNAYVQFFLDIVLERDIRNQAGIADFLSFWEKNGEKFSIPSPEGNNAVRIMTIHKSKGLEFPVVIMPFAEEDYNRKPKDKLWLDAEEENLGVPKALIDNSSAVEGFGESASAVFNLKKQEELLDNINVLYVALTRAEEQLYVISQSLKERKDGEYPSNMASFFIKYLIHKGIYDPEKLEYDFGNKKKLSPLSKRADLVRTIPMISEVLDPKNIKIAQREALMWGTHQQEAISYGNVVHEILAFVKDKSDIDLAVVKAMENGLVTFDQSEKVLLTLQEIVNHPELTIYFDGKDKILNEQTIVQKEGKILKPDRVVLTKSKEAYLLDYKTGAVNAKYTRQIQEYQDAIEDLGYKVLKKALVYIGTAVDVVNL; the protein is encoded by the coding sequence ATGCAAAGTCCGTCTTTCTCCATTTATGATGCTTCTGCAGGTTCGGGAAAGACCTATACTTTGGTTAAGGAATACCTGAAGATTATCCTTTCCTCGCCAAAAAACGATGCCTATCGAAATATTTTGGCCATAACTTTTACCAACAAGGCGGTTCATGAAATGAAAAGCCGTATTGTAGGCAGTTTATCTGAGTTTACAAAAGAAATCCCTTCCGATAAAGCATCCGATTTAATGGAGGATTTGTCGAGAGAAACAGGGCTTTCGATCATCAGAATCAAAACAAAATCTCAAAATATTATCAAGCACCTGATTCATAATTATGCGGCTTTTGATATTTCTACTATTGATAAATTTACACATAAGGTAATTCGTGCTTTTGCACACGATTTGAATTTACCGATGACTTTTGAGGTTACTCTGGATACTGAAAATTTACTGGTAGAAGCTGTCGATGCCATTATTGCTCAGGCTGGACAGGACGAAACACTTACCAAATTACTTATTGATTTTACGATGGAAAAGACCGACGACGATAAGAGTTGGGATGTTTCGCGTGAAATTTTGGAAACCGGTAGGTTGGTTCTGAATGAAAATAACCGAAATGAAATTTTGCATTTTCAGGATAAGTCCATTGAGGAGTTTATCGCCATAAAAAAGAAAATGTCGGCTTTGTGTGCCGATCTGGAAAAAGAGAATGCGGAGTTTGCCGCCGAATTACTCGTTTTAATTGATAAAAACGGAATTGACTTGAAATCTTTTTCAAGAGGGACTTTTCCAAATCATCTCGAAAGTATTAAGGATGGGAAATTTAATCCAAAGAATAAAACCTTTCATGAGTTTGAGGATATTGCCATCAATAAAACGGCGAAAGACAAAGCAATAATCGAAAATCTTATTCCGGAATTGCTTCAAACGCTGGTTAAAATCTATAAAAACTTCGAGAAAAGAGATTTCTACAAAGCTTTTCTTAAAAATATTACGCCTTTATCATTACTGAATACCGTTAGTAATGAATTAGCCAAAATTCAATCCGAACAAAATATATTATCTATTTCTGAATTTAATGCGATTATTTATCGGGAGATTCAGAATCAACCGGCGCCCTTTATTTATGAGCGTCTGGGAGAACGGTACCGTCATTTTTTTATTGACGAATTCCAGGATACTTCAGAAATGCAATGGCAAAACTTGATTCCTTTAATTGATAATGCGCTTGCAGGTCAGGACGATTTGGGGAATAAGGGTACTTTGATGATTGTTGGAGATCCCAAACAATCCATTTATCGCTGGAGAGGTGGTAAAGCCGAGCAATTTATCGAATTGAGTAAAGGAGAAAATCCATTTAGCAATAAAGATCAAAAACTGGAGCATTTAGATACCAATTACCGCAGTTATAGTGAGGTAATTGATTTTAATAATGCTTTTTTTAAGTTGATTTCTGCTGAATTTTCGAACGAGGATTATAAAGATTTGTATGAGAATCATAGTTTTCAAAACGCAAATTCCAAAAAAGGAGGGTATGTCAATATCTCTTTTCTTCCTGTTGTTGAAAAAAGTGATTTTGCAGATGAAGAAGAAGTGGTCGAAAAATCAGATTTGTATGTTTTGGCTACTTTAAATACAATTCAGAATGTAGTTCGGGAAGGTTTTGAGTATAAAGACATTGTGATTCTGACCCGTAAAAGGGGGCAGGGAATTGCGATTGCTAATTATTTGACAGAACAAAATATTCCGCTATTGTCTTCAGAAACACTGATGATTCAAAATGCAACAGAAGTGCGTTTAATAATTCATCTGTTGAAATACTTAAATAATAGCGCTGATTTAGAAGCAAAAGCTAATTTTCTGCATTTTTTAACGGGTACTTTAGAAACCGAAATACCGGTTCATGATTTTATTGCCCAGGGAATGAGTAAGAAATTTGAAAGTGATTTTGAAAACTGGCTTCTGACATTTGATGTCTCACTATCTTTCGAGAATATCAGAAAAAAATCCTTGTATGAGGCAGTTGAAATTATCATTTCAAAATTCGTTCTTCCAACCGAAGGGAATGCCTATGTACAGTTTTTTCTCGATATTGTTTTAGAACGTGATATTAGAAATCAGGCCGGAATAGCAGACTTTCTTAGTTTTTGGGAGAAAAATGGAGAGAAATTCAGTATCCCGTCTCCCGAAGGAAATAATGCCGTTCGGATTATGACCATTCATAAATCAAAAGGATTGGAATTTCCGGTAGTTATCATGCCGTTTGCGGAAGAAGACTATAACAGAAAGCCAAAAGACAAGCTTTGGTTAGATGCTGAAGAGGAAAATTTGGGTGTTCCAAAAGCGCTAATTGACAATAGTAGTGCCGTTGAAGGATTTGGTGAAAGTGCTTCGGCTGTTTTTAATTTGAAAAAACAAGAAGAATTACTTGACAACATCAACGTTTTGTATGTGGCATTAACACGTGCCGAAGAGCAGCTTTATGTTATTTCGCAGTCATTAAAAGAAAGAAAAGATGGTGAATACCCAAGTAACATGGCTTCGTTTTTTATAAAATATCTGATTCACAAAGGGATTTACGATCCGGAAAAATTAGAATATGATTTTGGAAATAAGAAGAAACTTTCGCCTTTATCAAAAAGGGCAGATTTAGTTCGAACGATTCCAATGATTTCTGAGGTTTTAGATCCGAAGAATATAAAAATTGCGCAACGAGAAGCGCTCATGTGGGGTACGCACCAACAAGAAGCAATCTCCTATGGAAATGTAGTCCATGAAATCTTAGCTTTTGTTAAGGATAAATCAGATATTGATCTGGCAGTTGTAAAAGCAATGGAGAATGGTCTGGTAACTTTTGATCAGTCTGAAAAAGTATTGTTGACGCTTCAGGAAATTGTAAATCATCCTGAGTTGACCATATACTTTGATGGGAAAGATAAGATTTTGAATGAGCAAACAATTGTTCAGAAGGAGGGTAAGATTTTAAAACCGGACCGTGTGGTGCTGACAAAGAGCAAAGAAGCTTATCTTTTAGATTATAAAACGGGGGCTGTTAATGCGAAATACACCAGGCAAATTCAGGAATATCAAGATGCAATCGAGGATTTGGGATATAAAGTGTTAAAAAAAGCACTGGTGTATATAGGAACAGCTGTCGATGTGGTAAATTTGTGA